Proteins from a single region of Pseudomonas ekonensis:
- the gmd gene encoding GDP-mannose 4,6-dehydratase → MKAIVTGITGQDGAYLAELLLEKGYTVYGTYRRTSSVNFWRIEELGIDKHPELHLVEYDLTDLSASIRLLQTTGATEVYNLAAQSFVGVSFDQPLTTGDITGMGCVNLLEAIRIVNPKVRFYQASTSEMFGKVQAIPQIESTPFYPRSPYGVAKLYAHWMTINYRESYGIFATSGILFNHESPLRGREFVTRKITDSVAKIKLGLLDKLELGNLDAKRDWGFAKEYVEGMWRMLQADEPDTFVLATNRTETVRDFVTMAFKAVGIDLAWSGSAEDEQGTDAATGKVLVSINPKYYRPAEVELLIGNPAKAKATLGWEPKTTLEELCRMMVEADLRRNEKGFSF, encoded by the coding sequence ATGAAAGCTATCGTTACCGGCATTACTGGGCAAGACGGCGCCTACCTGGCGGAACTGCTGCTGGAAAAGGGCTACACGGTGTATGGCACCTACCGCCGGACCAGTTCTGTCAACTTCTGGCGCATCGAGGAGCTTGGCATCGACAAGCACCCTGAGCTGCATCTGGTCGAGTACGACCTGACCGACCTGTCGGCCAGCATCCGTCTGCTCCAGACCACCGGAGCGACCGAGGTCTACAACCTCGCGGCCCAGAGTTTCGTAGGCGTCTCCTTTGACCAGCCCCTGACCACCGGCGACATCACCGGCATGGGCTGCGTGAACCTCCTGGAAGCCATCCGGATCGTCAACCCGAAAGTGCGCTTCTACCAGGCGTCGACCTCCGAAATGTTCGGCAAGGTCCAGGCGATCCCGCAGATCGAAAGCACCCCTTTCTATCCGCGCAGCCCTTACGGCGTGGCCAAGCTGTACGCCCACTGGATGACCATCAACTACCGCGAGTCCTACGGCATCTTCGCCACCAGCGGCATCCTGTTCAACCACGAGTCGCCGCTGCGCGGCCGTGAGTTCGTGACCCGCAAGATCACCGACTCCGTGGCCAAGATCAAGCTGGGCCTGCTGGACAAGCTGGAGCTGGGCAACCTCGACGCCAAGCGCGACTGGGGCTTCGCCAAGGAATACGTGGAAGGCATGTGGCGCATGCTGCAGGCCGACGAGCCGGACACCTTCGTGCTGGCCACCAACCGCACTGAAACCGTGCGCGACTTCGTCACCATGGCGTTCAAGGCCGTCGGCATCGACCTGGCCTGGAGCGGTTCGGCCGAAGACGAGCAGGGCACCGATGCCGCGACCGGCAAGGTGCTGGTGAGCATCAATCCTAAGTACTACCGTCCGGCGGAAGTCGAGCTGCTGATCGGCAACCCGGCCAAGGCCAAGGCCACCCTGGGCTGGGAACCGAAGACCACCCTGGAAGAGCTGTGCCGCATGATGGTCGAGGCCGACCTGCGTCGAAATGAGAAAGGATTTTCCTTCTGA
- a CDS encoding GDP-mannose 4,6-dehydratase, with product MSIAGKRALITGVQGFTGRYMAAELKAGGYEVFGLGTQPSDEPGYFQADLADGSALRELLATIQPDVVIHLAALAFVGHGAADTFYRVNLIGTRHLLEAIAACGKVPDCVLLASSANVYGNASTGLLSEATLPAPANDYAVSKLAMEYMARLWFDRLPIVIARPFNYTGVGQADSFLLPKIVAHFRRRADKIELGNLDVSRDFSDVRAVVKAYRGLIEARPVGQTVNVSSGKSHSLREVIDMCSAFTGHSIEVEVNPAFVRANEVKILCGDNARLRELVKGWETPALDETLSWMLSAD from the coding sequence ATGAGTATTGCCGGTAAACGAGCGCTGATTACAGGAGTTCAAGGTTTCACCGGGCGTTACATGGCCGCCGAGCTCAAGGCCGGCGGCTATGAAGTGTTCGGGTTGGGTACCCAGCCCTCCGACGAGCCCGGGTACTTTCAAGCCGATCTGGCGGATGGCTCCGCACTGCGCGAGTTGCTGGCAACCATTCAACCGGATGTCGTGATCCATCTGGCGGCGCTGGCCTTCGTCGGGCATGGCGCCGCCGACACGTTCTATCGGGTCAACCTGATCGGAACCCGTCACCTGCTCGAAGCGATCGCGGCCTGCGGCAAGGTGCCTGACTGCGTGTTGCTGGCCAGCAGCGCGAACGTCTACGGCAATGCCTCCACCGGCTTGCTCAGTGAAGCGACGCTTCCGGCGCCGGCCAACGATTATGCGGTCAGCAAGCTGGCGATGGAGTACATGGCCCGCCTCTGGTTCGACCGCCTTCCGATCGTGATCGCCCGGCCGTTCAACTACACGGGTGTCGGTCAGGCCGACAGCTTCCTGTTGCCCAAGATCGTTGCGCATTTCCGTCGGCGTGCCGACAAGATCGAACTCGGCAACCTCGACGTCTCCCGGGACTTCAGCGATGTCCGCGCGGTGGTCAAGGCCTACCGTGGCTTGATCGAAGCCAGGCCCGTGGGGCAGACCGTCAACGTCAGTTCAGGCAAGAGCCATTCCCTTCGCGAAGTCATCGACATGTGTTCGGCATTCACCGGCCACAGCATCGAAGTCGAAGTGAATCCGGCCTTCGTCCGGGCCAATGAGGTGAAGATCCTGTGCGGCGACAACGCCCGGCTTCGCGAGCTGGTGAAGGGGTGGGAGACGCCGGCGCTGGATGAAACGTTGAGCTGGATGCTTTCGGCGGACTAA
- a CDS encoding ABC transporter permease, translated as MRNGSVSIAVSDIIAATRRYALVGTLGWQDVRQRYRRSALGPFWLTISMGVMIGTIGVVFGQIFNSPMQEFLPFLAIGMILWSFMSTVVTEGCTGFIAAEGIIKQLPIPLFTHILRMIWRNILILGHNIVIFPLVLLAVGKPLTWLALISIPGFILALANLTWIALLLGILCARYRDLPQIVGSLLQVVFYLTPIMWMPSLLPQRAGLYLLDLNPVYHVISVVRSPLIGQMPTATNWWFSVSMAVIGWIVALMVYGRYKRRIAYWL; from the coding sequence ATGCGCAATGGTTCAGTAAGTATCGCCGTGTCGGACATCATCGCCGCGACAAGGCGGTACGCTTTGGTAGGGACGCTAGGCTGGCAAGACGTGCGACAACGCTACAGGAGGTCCGCGCTCGGCCCCTTCTGGCTGACCATCAGCATGGGCGTGATGATCGGCACCATCGGCGTGGTGTTCGGCCAGATCTTCAACTCCCCGATGCAGGAGTTCCTTCCGTTCCTGGCCATCGGCATGATCCTCTGGAGCTTCATGTCGACCGTGGTCACCGAAGGCTGCACCGGCTTCATCGCCGCCGAGGGCATCATCAAGCAGCTGCCCATTCCCCTGTTCACCCACATCCTGCGCATGATCTGGCGCAACATCCTGATCCTGGGGCACAACATCGTCATTTTCCCGCTCGTGCTGCTGGCCGTCGGCAAGCCGTTGACCTGGCTCGCCCTGATCAGCATTCCGGGCTTCATCCTCGCACTGGCCAACCTGACCTGGATCGCCCTGCTGCTGGGCATCCTCTGCGCCCGTTACCGTGACCTGCCGCAGATCGTCGGCAGCCTGCTGCAAGTGGTGTTCTACCTCACCCCGATCATGTGGATGCCGAGCCTGCTGCCGCAGCGCGCCGGGCTTTACCTGCTTGACCTCAACCCGGTCTACCACGTCATTTCCGTGGTCCGCTCCCCGCTGATCGGACAGATGCCGACCGCCACCAACTGGTGGTTCTCCGTGAGCATGGCCGTGATCGGCTGGATCGTCGCCCTCATGGTGTATGGCCGCTACAAGCGCCGCATCGCTTACTGGCTCTGA
- a CDS encoding ABC transporter ATP-binding protein, with protein MSLIEFNNVSVDFPIYNANGRSLKKRLIQVATGGQLGADQQGRVIVRALEGLTFTLRDGDRVGLLGHNGAGKSTLLRLLSSVYEPSSGTARIDGEIGSLIDISLGTDPEATGRENIYLRGAILGMTKAQITEKLDEIIEFSELGDFVDMPIRTYSSGMHLRLAFAVSTTIKPEILLMDEWLSVGDEGFKHKAEIRMNELVKSTNILVIASHSRELVMHTCNRVLWLEHGKIRMDGDPASVTAAYFGG; from the coding sequence ATGTCCTTGATCGAATTCAATAACGTCAGCGTGGATTTCCCGATCTACAACGCCAACGGCCGCTCCCTGAAAAAACGCCTGATCCAGGTGGCCACCGGCGGGCAACTGGGCGCCGACCAGCAGGGCCGCGTCATCGTCCGGGCCCTCGAAGGCCTGACGTTCACCTTGCGCGACGGCGACCGGGTCGGCCTGCTCGGCCACAACGGCGCCGGCAAGAGCACCCTGCTGCGCCTGCTCAGCAGCGTCTACGAACCGTCCTCCGGCACCGCCCGGATCGACGGTGAGATCGGCTCCCTGATCGACATTTCCCTGGGCACCGACCCGGAGGCCACCGGCCGGGAAAACATCTACCTGCGCGGCGCCATCCTCGGCATGACCAAGGCGCAGATCACCGAAAAGCTCGACGAGATCATCGAGTTCTCCGAGCTGGGCGACTTCGTCGACATGCCGATCCGCACCTATTCCTCGGGCATGCACCTGCGGCTGGCGTTCGCGGTCTCGACCACCATCAAACCGGAAATCCTGCTGATGGACGAATGGCTGTCGGTCGGCGACGAAGGCTTCAAGCACAAGGCCGAAATCCGCATGAACGAACTGGTGAAGTCAACCAACATCCTGGTGATCGCCAGCCACTCGCGCGAACTGGTCATGCACACCTGCAACCGGGTGCTCTGGCTGGAGCACGGCAAGATCAGGATGGACGGCGACCCGGCGTCCGTCACCGCTGCGTACTTCGGAGGCTGA
- a CDS encoding FkbM family methyltransferase — MNSIKRNGVDIAMAFTSASRRMRTAAAVQPVATAPSDIAEAAAHGMDDVAGGAQTRISTMLRHQIKQVLRRMARSAYRATKPFARPVLFRVRNYFTGALREEMQQQFARLQEHQQEQTRQIMQELQRLANAASVQASLSRKLIAEQLPLEKAGPQLDRIEHYSLIDVNRVAINSGSDETLVKSAVGYVLCGAKDHALLANLMEAGELEPGTRKLIERLVRPGDTYIDVGANIGMHSIAAARAMAGRGKVIAFEPFEPTRKMLERNLWLNGFSEISEVSHYALSDTTGTHKLHLGATSGHHSLYELETPSFSSAASVDISTTTLDEFLPESQTARLLKLDAEGAEIDIVKGAKRLLSTNPHMFIIVELGLSHLKRNSIALEDWLRHFTALGLAFNVVNDQTGDLEDWSVERLSHAESVNLLFTSPESMQAARTQA; from the coding sequence ATGAACAGCATCAAGCGCAACGGCGTTGACATCGCAATGGCATTCACTTCGGCATCCAGGCGCATGCGAACCGCTGCGGCCGTCCAGCCCGTCGCAACCGCACCGTCCGACATCGCCGAGGCAGCCGCCCACGGCATGGACGACGTGGCCGGCGGCGCCCAAACGAGGATCAGCACGATGCTACGACACCAGATCAAACAAGTGCTTCGACGAATGGCCCGCAGCGCCTATCGCGCGACCAAGCCTTTCGCACGTCCGGTGCTCTTTCGCGTACGCAACTATTTCACCGGCGCCCTGCGCGAGGAAATGCAGCAGCAGTTCGCCAGGCTGCAGGAACATCAGCAAGAACAGACCCGGCAAATCATGCAGGAGCTCCAACGCCTGGCGAATGCGGCCAGCGTTCAGGCCTCGCTCTCGCGAAAACTCATTGCCGAGCAGCTCCCCCTGGAGAAGGCCGGACCGCAGCTGGACCGCATCGAGCACTACTCGCTCATCGACGTCAACCGCGTCGCCATCAACTCCGGATCCGACGAGACCCTGGTGAAGTCGGCTGTCGGCTATGTCCTGTGCGGCGCCAAGGACCATGCCCTTCTGGCCAACCTGATGGAAGCCGGGGAACTGGAGCCCGGAACCCGAAAGCTCATTGAACGGCTCGTCCGCCCAGGCGACACCTACATCGATGTCGGCGCCAACATCGGCATGCATTCGATCGCGGCGGCACGGGCGATGGCGGGACGCGGCAAGGTCATCGCCTTCGAGCCGTTCGAACCCACCCGCAAAATGCTCGAAAGGAACCTGTGGCTCAACGGCTTCTCCGAGATCAGCGAAGTCTCCCACTACGCCCTGTCGGACACCACGGGCACCCACAAGCTGCACCTGGGCGCCACCAGCGGCCACCACTCGCTCTACGAACTCGAGACCCCGTCGTTCTCGTCTGCGGCATCGGTCGACATTTCAACGACCACCCTGGATGAGTTCCTGCCCGAATCCCAGACCGCACGGCTGCTGAAGCTCGATGCGGAAGGGGCCGAGATCGATATCGTCAAAGGCGCAAAACGCCTGCTTTCGACCAACCCGCACATGTTCATCATCGTCGAGCTTGGCCTGTCCCACCTGAAACGGAACTCGATCGCGCTCGAAGACTGGCTGCGACATTTCACCGCCCTGGGGCTTGCCTTCAACGTCGTCAACGATCAAACCGGCGATCTCGAAGACTGGTCGGTCGAACGGCTGTCCCATGCCGAGTCCGTCAACCTGCTTTTCACTTCCCCCGAATCAATGCAAGCCGCAAGGACGCAAGCATGA
- a CDS encoding acetyltransferase, giving the protein MKTEVIVIGAGGHAKVCIELLQAQGDTVACCVGNPDSPDTCVGIPVLKSDDHLSALFNEGYRRAFVAIGANAVRNKLAAKATALGFTLVNAVSPAATVSPSARLGAGVAVMAGAVINAEATIADLCIVNTGATIDHDCILGQAVHIAPQCALAGNVQVGDLSFIGVGSKIIPQIRIGESSMVGAGSVVISNVGSAVTVVGVPAKALNKF; this is encoded by the coding sequence ATGAAGACCGAAGTCATCGTCATCGGCGCCGGCGGGCATGCCAAGGTCTGCATCGAACTGCTGCAGGCCCAGGGCGACACCGTCGCCTGCTGCGTCGGCAATCCGGACAGCCCGGACACCTGCGTGGGCATCCCCGTGCTGAAAAGTGACGACCATCTGTCCGCACTCTTCAATGAAGGCTATCGGCGGGCGTTCGTCGCCATCGGCGCAAACGCCGTGCGCAACAAGCTTGCCGCCAAGGCCACCGCCCTGGGCTTCACGCTGGTCAACGCCGTCAGCCCGGCCGCCACCGTTTCGCCCTCGGCCCGGCTTGGCGCCGGGGTCGCCGTGATGGCGGGCGCCGTGATCAATGCCGAGGCGACGATAGCCGACCTCTGCATCGTCAACACCGGCGCCACCATCGACCATGACTGCATCCTGGGCCAGGCCGTCCACATCGCCCCCCAGTGCGCCCTGGCGGGCAACGTTCAGGTCGGCGACCTCAGCTTCATCGGCGTAGGCAGCAAGATCATTCCGCAGATTCGCATCGGCGAGTCTTCCATGGTGGGCGCCGGCAGCGTCGTCATTTCCAATGTCGGTTCGGCAGTCACGGTTGTGGGCGTGCCGGCCAAAGCTTTAAACAAATTTTGA